From Malacoplasma iowae:
AAATGGTGCAAAGAACCAATTTTCTATACCAGTTCATATTGAAGGATTTTATAATTACAGCAAAATTAATTTAAATTTTGTGACAATTGATACAGAAGAAAATCATACTAAATTTGAAGCAATAAATAATTTGAAAAAAACAAAAAGAGCAAGTCAAGTAACAAAACAAGATATTATAGACAATTTTATTGTTACAGATATAAAAGATAAAAATAATGCTAATTACACAGTTAAAGATAGTGAAATAACTTTAACTACATCTGATAATGATTACACATTAAATGTGAGTATTAAATTAAATAAGAATAATTTTCCAACAGGTATTCCTGATTCAAAATTAAGCTTTTCACAATCTTTTTCTGGTTTCATGTCATTAGATGGTTATGATTCTCATTTTCTAACAGACGAAGAACAGGATAGTTATCAAAATATTAGATTATACAAACAAAGTAGATATGCAACTGATCTTTCTAAATTATCAGAAGAAGCTGATAAAACCAAATTAAAGAATCAAGGTAAAAAAGAAATATTAGATAACTTTGTAACATTGGGTACAATGTATGATAGAAATCCTGAAAATTGGGAAATAAAAGTTTCTAACGCAAGTATATATACTGGTCAAATAACAATTGATTCTATTAAATATATAAAAACTGGATTGCCAAATACTTTCCCAGAGGATAGAAAAACAATTATAAAAAGTCCAGTTACAATAAGTGGTTTTAAAATTATTCAAGAAAACTATAATATTAACTTAAATATAGAAAACTATTATGGAATAAAAAAACCAAGTGAAGTTTGAAAAGAATGAGAAGATGCTGTTAATAATAATACTGATTTAAAAAATACAACACTTGGAAGTTATTTAAAATTTCCATTAGTTGATGATTTAAAAAATTTAAATATAAATGCATCTAATTTAAATACTGCTGATAATGATAAAAGACTTAATTTAGAAATCTCAATAAAAGATAAGGCGCCAACAAATGTATATCTTGATGGTCAACAAGTTAAGTTTAATGATGAATTAAAAAATGCTATTAATCAATCATATCCAAATATTTATCCTTATAAAGTTAGTTGAAGTATCTCAACTAGAAATTATGATTTTTCATGAAATGTTCCAAGTCAAGAGGATGGGATTAAGGTTTCAGTTAATAGATTAGAAGTTGATTTAGAAAAAGCCAATTCAATTGGAAACATTAATAAAAATATGTATGCAAATCAAGTGAATGATGAAGATGTTATAAACTTAATATCTCTTGAAAATTATGAAATTGGTAATGACTTAAAAATTATTAAAAATAATACATCCGGAGTGATTGTTGCAACTTTCTCATTAGTACAAGCAGGGCAACAAAATTATAATTTATTTAGCTCAAATCAAAAATCAGATTCTGGTTCCGGATTAAATACAAAAACTATATTGATAACTAATTTCAAAATTCCATTAAGTCCAATAACTCAATATGCTTTAATATTATCTTTATCAATTGCAGCTGTTGTTTTATTTATAATTGTAGTTTCAATTATTATCAAAAAAAGATCAAGTCATTATTCAAACCCATTAGTAACAAATGATCTAAATCTTTCTAAACGAAATCAAAAAATGATTAAAAAACAACAAGAACAAAAAGGATTAGATAAAGATTTCTTAAAAGAAGTAAAAGAAAATCAAGAAGTAAAATTCACAACTAAAAAGCAAGATAATGTTGCTAAAGATGATTTTAAATTAAATTCATTTGCTGATTCTTTAAAAGAAAAGAAAAATAGAAAAAAGAAAAACAAATTCTTATCAAAACTTTAAAGCAAGGGTCGCCTTGCTTTTTTTATTTAAAAGAGTTTAACTATTTTTCTTTATAATTTATAATTAATAAGAAATAAACCAGGTAAGATTATGAATTCTATAACAACTAAAAATGAATCTAAAGAAATAATTGTTAACAATATAAATATAAAAGAAAAAAAATCTGAATTAAAAGATAGTAAAGTTCAAAATAATAAAAAAAGCAAAATAGAATTTGTAAGTAAATTTAAAGAAGATGATGCTAAAGAAATAAAGAGAAATGAAATTATCAAAAACATTAATACTCTTTTTGAATCTATAAACAAAATACAAGGTAGTGGTAAAAAAGAGGATATGAAAAAAGTTAAAAAATATTATAAAAATATTTTTAAACTTATTAAAAAATTAGAAAAAATAAAACTTAAAAGACAATTTTCAGCACTTCCAAATGATTTAATTATTGAGTTAAATGGAGTTTATAAATATTACACTTCTCCAACTATGACAACCATGATTCTTAAAAATATTGATTTAGTTGTTAATAAAGGTGACTTTGTTGTTATATTGGGTCCAAGTGGTTCTGGTAAAACAACATTAATGAATTTAATTTCTGGAATTGATAAACCAACATATGGTCAAGTAAATGTTGCAGGATTTGAACTTCATAATCTAAGTAATAAAAATTTAACTTCTTTTAGAAAAGATGTAATAGGTTATGTTTTCCAAAGGTATGGATTATTACCAAACCTTACAGTTTTTGAAAATGTATTAATGGGTTCTTATTTAGGAAAAGACACATATTCAGAACAAAAATTTAAAGAAGACATTGATAGAAATGTTGATGCTAAAAATTTTTATAGCGGGAAAGAAAATGAGATCATATCAAAAATTATAGACACTGTTGGTTTAACAGAGCAAACAAATAAATATCCATATGAATTATCTGGTGGTCAAAAACAAAGAACATCAATTGCAAGAACAATTGCAAAAAACCCATTAATTATTTTTGGAGATGAACCAACAGCTGCTGTAGATGAGAAAATGTCAAAAGCAATTATTGATTCTTTTGTTAGAATAAATGATGTATTAAAAACTACAATTGTAATGATTACACATTATGAAAGAATTGCAAATTATGCAAATAGAGTGGTCTATCTTTTGGATGGAGTTATAAACAAAGTGGTTGAAAAGCAAAGAGGAGAGGTTATATTTGATGAAAATAAAAAAGCTTAAAAAAAGAAGTAAGATACTTGTCAAAGCAAAAGTTATAGCTGAACAAGTAGAAATGAATCGTGAAGAATATTCAAAACTTTCTATAAAAGATCTAAAGATTAGAACAGACTATTTAATCAATGGTATAAAAGAAAATAAATTCGATATTGATGATATAGTTGTTGATGCTTTCTCTATTGCTAGAGAAATAATCTTTAGAGTTTATGGAATGTTAACTTATCCTGTACAAATGATGGGTGCATATGTTGCTCATTGTGGTGACTTTGCTGAAATGTATACAGGTGAAGGTAAGACTGTAACTATTATGTTAGTTTCATTTTTAAATGCATTAGCAAAACGTGGTGTGCATGTTGTTACGGTTAATGAATATTTAGTTCAACGTGATGCTGAAATTGCTGCAAAAGCTTTCGAACCTCTTGGAATAACTGTTGGTTATAACACTTCTCAACTTGCAAAAGAAGTTAAAAAGGAAATGTTTGCTAGAGATATAACATATACAACTAACTCAGAGTTAGGTTTTGATTATCTTAGAGATAACATGGTTAGAAGTATATCTGAAAAAGTTATTAGGGAATTATTTTTTGTCATTATTGATGAGGGTGATTCTGTTTTAATTGATGAAGCTAGAACACCATTGATTATTTCAGGGATGCCAAAAGAAGATTATTCTCTTTATCTTGATGTTGATAAAATTGTTTCATCTTTAAAACCAGAAGATTATTTTATTGATCTTGAATCAAATACTATTTCTTTAACAGATACTGGTACTCAAAAAGTTGAGTCATTTTTTAATTTAAAAAATTTATATTCAGTTGAATCAAGTGAAATTGTTCATAAAGTTACTAATGCACTAGTTGCACACTATGTGTTTGCTAATGGTAGAGAATATATTGTTAAAGATAATAAAATTTATTTAGTAGACCAATTTACAGGTCGGGTACTTGAAGGTAGAAGTTATAATGCTGGTTTACAACAAGCAATTCAAGCAAAAGAAAGAGTGCAAATTGAACCAGAAAATGTTGTAATGGCAACTATTACATATCAATCTTTTTTCAGATTATATAAAAGATTATCTGCTTTTAGTGGTACAGCAATGACTGAATCAGAAGAGTTTTTAAAAATATATAATATGGTTGTTGTTAGAATTCCAACAAATAAACCAATTATTAGAATCGATAAACCAGATTATATTTTT
This genomic window contains:
- a CDS encoding ABC transporter ATP-binding protein: MNSITTKNESKEIIVNNINIKEKKSELKDSKVQNNKKSKIEFVSKFKEDDAKEIKRNEIIKNINTLFESINKIQGSGKKEDMKKVKKYYKNIFKLIKKLEKIKLKRQFSALPNDLIIELNGVYKYYTSPTMTTMILKNIDLVVNKGDFVVILGPSGSGKTTLMNLISGIDKPTYGQVNVAGFELHNLSNKNLTSFRKDVIGYVFQRYGLLPNLTVFENVLMGSYLGKDTYSEQKFKEDIDRNVDAKNFYSGKENEIISKIIDTVGLTEQTNKYPYELSGGQKQRTSIARTIAKNPLIIFGDEPTAAVDEKMSKAIIDSFVRINDVLKTTIVMITHYERIANYANRVVYLLDGVINKVVEKQRGEVIFDENKKA